The DNA sequence acttcttatttcagatgtgcagaattattaggcaggttttcctttacagataaaatgagccaaaaaagagattgaactcaagaataaaagttaaaaaaattattaaatgcccatgagaaggatgcaatactaatgcaataatagaattagcaaagttaaggcatgaccactgggcagcgaaatgctcattgggtcagcaagttcagaaaaaacaggtggagaggaaaagacatgttaactgcaaaagaattaagaattaaggtgaagaattaggtgagaaaccatcaggaaccatttagtctccagcaccatcattttccagaactgcaaccttcctggagtctccagaattacaaggtgtcaggttctcagagaccttgcttgggtaaaaaattctttaaaatggccctcacttaataagaataacatgctgaagtgttgtgaaatacacaaAGACTGAtttttgtataggctttatggacagataagttgtgagtgactcttgaaggaccagcatcacatcctcttgtggatgtttaatcaatcctgcaagacagacttttcaggataggagatgaactaaaatgagctcccaaaacttactgccagattctggaagataaattcttcaaactgtggcacaagaggatgtgatgctggtccttcaagaatcactctcaacttatctgtccataaagcctatacaaaaatcagtctgtgtgtatttcacaacacttcagcatgttattcttattaagtgagagtcatttaaaatatttttttacccaagcaaagtctctgagaacctgacacattccacttctggagactccaggaaggttgcagttctggaaaatggagctggagactaaatggttcctgatggtttctcacctaattcttgacattaattattttgcagttaacgtgtcttttcttctccacctgttttttctgaccttgctgacccaatgagcatttcgctgcccagtggtcatgccttaactttgctaattctattattgcattagtattgcatccttctcatgggcatttaataattgttttacttttattcttgagttcaatctcatttttggctcattttatctgtaaaagaaaacctgcctaataattctgcacatctgaaataagaagtttctgactatcagtcttcatggacaattatatatcacttataaatgattaaatacaaaattgatagtagttattaagattgatgtggtttggaattggtaaaatgttcttggaaaaaaaaaatatgaccagaatatcaactttcctaataattctgcacacactgtaataataataataataataataataattcccaAATGCAATTAATCGATCAGCCATAATACATTTAGTACACTTGCTTAGAATGATAATATATAGATTGTATAttgttgcaaaatgtaaaccTTATTATCACTAAGATGTAATTTGCTTAATGAAACCACATGGTATGAAGACATTAAAGGTCATTTATTCATCCTAATGTTGTTTCAAATcagtatgattttctttcttccacTAAACACAAGAGAAGATATTATGAAGAATGGTAGCTATTGAGttccatggtatttttttttcatactgtggAAATCAAAGGCTACAGCCAACTGTTAGGTTACCAAaactcttcaaaatatcttcttttgtgttcaacagaagaaagaaacacataGGTCTAGAACTTCTTGAGGGTGCGTAAATGACAGaaacttcatttttgggtgaactatccctttaacttaatataaacattaacatcatgattttctgtaaagctgcttttaaACAATGGCAAAATAATGTTATCAGAGTTGAGAGTACTTATTAGAAACTGTTATTGttagttaaaaaaatctaacaggccaaaatatttaataatctgtaatattaataacacTACTGATTATCTATAATTatcaatatatattaaatacttaattactttaataaagaaatgttCAAATCTCCACAGAAAGCTGTGCAGTTGTGTGGGCCTGGTGAGCAGACAAAATAGAAAGCTAAGGACTtacgtcttgtcaaaatacgtAGTGTGGAGCGAATGAGAGAACTTGGTTGCGTTGCTGCTGATGAGGTTTCCATTTCCTGTTGCGTAATTTTTCCTTGCTGCCTGGTCCTTGGCAAAGTTCCTACAGGCAGCTAGTTTAGACTCAAGAGCCTGCATAAAAAGAGACATCCCATGTTTTTCCATTAGCATGTGCATCTAATATTAGTTTGAGTCCATTCTGATATGAGATCACAAGTAGTTCTTTCTAAGTGTTAAAGTGAAATGCATGTAGGGCCAGTTTCACAGTCATTCAGGAATTTACCCCAACTTTCCGCAGAAGATCACCAACAATGTTAAGAGCTGAGATCCGTGCAGACGGTGTGAGGGGGGAGCTTCCACAGCCATTGGTCAATGCTttggaggaaaaaataaataaataaataaataaaggtaaaatgGATGTAACTACTAGCAGTCAGACTGTTAAGAGTGCGAGtgaaaaatattgcatttagtTTCAATTGCCAATGTGGTTATGATAATTAGAGAACAAGGTGACCAATATAACGAtaatatacaatacacaaaatgCTGATATATAATACACGATACTCAATTGCTGAAATTGattgaatatttaaattttacaaaaaaataaataaataaataaataaataaataatctaaatgaCAAATAACACCAACCTTTGGATGCAATGAAAGGATGCTCCATGTTCTTCCCTACAGGCGTAGCTGGGAGGGACAGGGAGGCCTGCACTGCTGAGTCTGTCGTATCAATGTCTATGGTGGGAGAGCTGGGGGCCGACATCCTGGAAACATCTGAAGTCCTCTCTCGTACTGCCAACTCTTGCCTCAAGTCTACAAGAACATGCATATTTAGCACTGATAAACCTGGCTGCACATACTTAATGTTTTGGGTTTAATTCTTTGACAGCATCTTCAGAATGCTTATTACCACAGAAACTGATCATTTTGACAATTCATTTTGAGTTTGACATTTCAGTTTCACTTTCTGTCCAGAATAGAGTGCTGCAGGGatgcatgtatttttttagGCCAAAACCTGGGAGTAAGTTTAGCATTTGAAATTTTAGCACTTCCAGTTCCATCACCctgaagacattttttttttgtttgtttttttaatgggtCTTTGGTTCATGCCTAAAACAAAGTCTGTGGTTCACACAAACTCAAGATATTATCATGCTTTCTTCTCCAAAATTTGTAATACCCCACTTggatttacacatttttttgtcTTGAAAAAAGTGGCTGCTAATAagtggctaaatgggactaGAGGTTGTcgagacattaaacgtcataACGTAAACTCATATACAGCTTTATGTTTATAATCACCATGAAATCAGAATGGACAATATTGTAGGGTTTCTTATCAATTATTTATCTGTGCACATCACTTTGTGGGTCCATGTATTGTCCAAAAGCTAGACTAGTTTCAATCCCTCCCCTTCGTTAACATGTCTCTCACACGAAACAATCACCCATTTAGTTTGAAGAGGCCACTTCTACACCGCAATCAATTCCCAATGGACAACCTGAAATCGTGCCATACATTTTTCTGCTTCATTCAAAAAGCCGTTTCACTCGGATACACGCCATAACAGTGAAGAAATGTCAGTCATAATCTCTGCATCATGAGGGATTGTCCGCTATACTCCTTGAATGGCAATGCTGTGAAATGAAGTTTACCTCTAGCTTCATCTTTCAGCCGCTGCACAGACACCAGCAGAGACTCCTTCTCGTCCAGTTCGCTCTCCAGGAAGGCGTTCCTCTCTATCGCTTGGTTTAGCCTCTGTTCAAAGTCCTCCAGAGATGTGATGGTGGCCCTGCACAATCCAGGTtatcattttaaacatgttGAACTGTTAAAGTATCTTTAGCATGTCACTTGCACAATGTATTTTGGTCTGCATTTGTTGGGCATTGGTGACACGTAGGCTAGTTTTGCGTAGTCTAGCAATTCAGGAACTCAGGGCCAAGTAAGTTTAGAATGATAACACGATCCCGTCTCGTACCTCTTAGCTCTCTCCAGGTCGTCGTTGGCCTGCTCCAGCTCCCTGACATATTTGTGCAGCTGCTCCTTGATGCCGCGCGTTTGGACCAGGTCGTCCTCCAGCATGGAGATCTGCTTATAGCTCTGAGCGTACTGCTGCTCCAGTTTCTCCTGCAGTCAAAGACACAGGGGAGACACAGTCTGAGTCATCATCAGAAACAACATGTACTTTCCGCCAGCGGCGGGTGAGAAAATTTATCAGCTATAaatacttcttaaaaaaaacattaaactgcATTTTACATATTTCTTAACTAAGGATTGCGCAGTCCTATTCAGAAAGGACTATTTTTCCTTGTGTGTTCCTGtaccaaacatttaaaaattaagagTCAAAACCGTAACAAGACCATGATGATCTACAGTAACTCATCCAGACATCCCCACCTTAATAACTACAGAGAGCCCAATCCTATCCAAATTAGAGAGGTTTTGGTTAAGCTCAAACCTCATTTGGAAAACCAATTCCATTTTTCCTCAGTGGCACAATATAGTGACAAGTTGGTTTCAGTTTACTAACATTTTTATCTGCATTTTAGTTGAACTGCCCCTTTAACGAGGAGCAAGAAACGGAGGAATACCAGTACACATTGCAACCCTCCCGACTTCTCTTGTAGGTAACCTACTTTATCCACCTCATTTCTTTGCTTCTAAATAAGCGTATTGTTTTGGGCCATAGCAAAATAACAAGTGTCCCATATTCTCCAAAACAAATGCAGGGTCAGTGGGCAAAGGCTACTTGTCTTGCTAGTCTTTCTGAGAATGTGATCATTTAATGATCATGCTTTCTAGGACAGCAACGAgatcaaatttaatttgtatgaGGAGACCTTGCACAAATATAAATCACAGTCTGTTTGCCGGGTCTACCTAAACCCAagccattaaaaatatatttctgtaagGGTCTTAGAGGGACAACTGTGCTATAAGTGAACTTTTCTGCTTGAGCCATTAGCCTTCTATTTTCTTCCTCTTCATCCTGACATCCAATTACAGCTCACTTGGGATTAACAGAGACCCTTGACGGCTCTCACACTGGGCAATGCTGCATCACAGAACAGAGCGGCTACACTGCTGATGCTTTACAGATAAATCAGCAGATTAAAGGTGTGTGGAGGTACCTCTGCCATTAGGTGCTATTGTACCCATATCTGCACCAAACTGTACAGttttatagcattttatttCCCTGCAGTCCACTTACTACATATTTTTCAGCATCAagcttctattttaaataacctCTCTTATGACTCACTAACCCTTCTAAGGTACAACTTTTATACTTGTGACAACTAGCATGTCAAatttataaaactaaaataatatattatatcatttgtgtatattaaaaaaaaaagcctattaAGTTTCTGACACTGCCACACTATTCTCATGaaaattaagcatttttaaatgcttaaatattTGGCATTACAGTAATTAGAATTCGGGTGATAAATGTGTttcattgaaaaaataaaaatacactaatattattacaatttgaaataacgGTTTCTTATTacttatgtatattttaaagtgtcatttattCCGGTGatgtcaaaactgaattttcagcaaccattactcaaatcttcagtgtcacatgatcttcagaaatctttttaatatgctgacttgctgctcaagaaacattagtgataaaatagttgtgctgcttacatttttttgtgtgtggaaACAGCAATAGATTTtcttaggattctttgatggatttatttgaaactgaaattttttgtaacattgtaaatatccttccggtcacttttgatcaatttaatgcatccttgctgaataaaagtattcatttgatttgacttttgaacagtagtctTTATTTGAAACAAAGATGATCCCAAATAGACTTCATTTCAAGAAAATTACAGttttctattctttttttatattggaATGAAATTTGACTTGGACATGCTTGAGAGGCATCGTGAGATTCACCCCAATTTAAAGCTGATTTCTAAATGATGCATTTTCAGAGTTTAGTTTCCATAAACGGTCTGGGTGGCCTGAGGAGGGAGCTTTGTGTCATTTCAAAAGAGCAAAGACATTTCAGCTCTTGTCCTACCTTGAGTGTATCCACCTCGCTCTTCAGCCTCTGGTTCTCTGACTGCAGGTCTCGGATGCGGTGCTCGGCCTGCCCCAGCTGAGCCTCCAGCTCGGCCTCCAGCTCTCGACTGCCCTCCTGGAACTCCTGCAGCTCCTCCTGAGCGTCATGATAACTACAGATATGCAAACATATCAAAAACCACACGTCATCACCAGCAATCTGGAACAGCGGCGGCACATTCATCACATTAACTATGCAAAGCAAACTGACACCCAGACTGCAACAAAAGAGCTAACATGCTCTAAGCATTTAGGCCTTGACAGCTGGTGCTATAGCAGATAATGAATTCCAGTCACTCAGGGCTGTGGCCACTCTGGAGGTCCTAAGACCAATTTAAAATAGGACACCCTGTTACCTAACCATGtccaacaataacaacacagcAGAATTCAGTACTTCCtgaatatcaggaacatctcaTGGCCAGAAGTTATGGAAAAAGATCAGCCAAATGTTCACTTTGAGCCCTTGAAGGTCAGGGGTCGGGGTCACAGGCAGGTTTGAGATGAATAGTGAGGTCTGGCGGCAGGAAATGAGCTCAGCAGACTGAATGCATGGTCTTGGTTGTTTTTAGACAGCGTTTCCGAAGCTCTGGTAGACAGGACATGTCCCTTTAACCCTGGTCACTTGCCCCAGCCTCATTCTGTCATGTGCAGAGGGAACCTTAAATCTGTCACTTCACCCCTCCTTCACTGAAATACCAGACATGTGCCGGCCTGCCTCCTCAgcacaaaacatgaaaacactCACTCCACAACAGGAAGCTGCTCAAAAGCACATTTACAGTCCTTAATGAGATACagtaacattcaaaagtttatggTCAgtacaatttcttttttttaagaaattaatacaataTCAAAcactgaattgatcaaaagtgacaataaagacatttataatgatacaAAGATGactatatttcaaataaaagctgtaCAATGATGCTCTATTAATTGAAGGAGCCTCTAATcaacaaatcagcatgttagaatgatttctgaaggatcatgtgacactgaagatcaGCTTTGCAACACAGGAAtgaatgaaaatttaaaatatattacaatagaaaactattctaatactatttcacaatattcctgtttttactgtattttccatcaaataaatgcagccttagtgaacACAAGAGgcctttcaaaaacacaatcttACCGAGTCTatgtataaattttatttttaccttcCCCTAATGTAAATGTGAGTGGTTGCTTACGTCTTCGAGACTTCATGTTCTGTCAAGCGAGTTAAAGGGGCTCATTTGTGTAACTATTTCCAGGAAAGCATGTTTTGCTCCTTCCTCAGCAGGAAATTCCTGGGATTTGAGATCTTCCTGTGCTCCACCAAAGCTCTGGGGCAGTAAAACCACAGCTCAGGAGGAGCATGTGCACATGCTGAAACTGTGTAGGAGTTCAGAGCACCACAGACAGAGACCACCAGCAGACACACGGTCAGCATTAGCGCCAGCACCAACTGTGAGCTCTGTTTTAGATCAGAGACACTCTCAGGCCACTTTTGGTCAAGTCAAAAACATGGCCCAAGCTTTAGAATAGAGAAGGTTACGCAGACGATTCACATACTAGCATTTTGAGTCTGAAACCACACAAAATAATCACATAAACCAAGTGAAACTTTAAAAAGACATCAAGCCTACCCACAATGTAGCCAGCAGCAcaacatacactcttaaaataaaggtgcttaaaaggtttttcacagcaatgccatagaagaaccatttttggttccacaaagaaccattcagtcaaaggttcttcatcgaaaaccatctctttcttacctttttataatctgaagaaccttctttttgtcacttttgtgaaacagaaaggttcttcagatgtttatggttccataaagaaccttttagacaaaaaggttcgtCTATATATGGCATCGTGAAGAtggcacctttatttttaaaagtgtaaggTTTTAATAAAAGAGACTGCAAGACACTAAACACAACAGCTGGAGCTATGGAGCATCTTCTCAGGTTAACAAAGGGTCTCTTTTATCAAGGGCAGTGAAAGGCTCTCTGTGTGTTGTGGCACTTTCTCCATTTTTCCATGACAAAAAGTGCTGCAGTCATATTTACAGCCATTCATCACCCGCGGGGCTTGTGATTGTAGGTCTGAACACAGAAACAACAATTGTCGTCTCAGCTAGCCAAAGTTTAACTAAAATACTGTGGCCAAGTTTTTAAAAGCCAATCAGCATTGTTTGTCTGAACATAAATGGTTGACTCCCCCATGGCTTTTGTGAGAAGATAAACTGCACACGGTTGTAAAAAGCTCAGCTGGTTGCTATATTTAGTAGTTAATGACTTCGGCCTACCTCTTCTTGTATTTGAGAGACAAGCACTTCCAGTAATCGATTTCCTCATCTTTCGAGGAGAATTTGGGCATCATCTCTGTGTCCATGATGGAGACCTGTGGAAGCAGATGGGAATTAGAGCAGTCCTGATAGACACACAGAGCTTGTTCATTTGCACCTCCTACTGCAGTTTTGTACCAgtacaaccccacaaacagatCACAGGGTGAGGTCCCATGGTGTGTGTCCTCATTTGACACAAAACCAATAGCACTTTTTGTTCACTTGGCTTTCTACCAGGCTCACATGACTTACTTCATCCTTTACAAGCTCACAGTTTGACAGGTTGCagcattcactttcatttttggggggaTTTTTACTCATGACTAATTGCATTGCACTCAGCTGAACATGAACTAGTATAGATGTTGATTTGTGCTTAGGTGACACTTCACTATGAATGTataactgatcgacttgaatgccttgttgcttgattttagtgttctgggttttttttttttttgtgattgactttgtaccttcaaaaatatatatatttttacaattattatttaaaaatttcttaaaataaacaagaatttttcataaaacatgatgtgagcttaatgggaaaaaaaaatatacccattaagcacagccagacttttgaatttaatgatgtatatcttataaaataaaatgaaatatttttgtatgagagattaatattttattttaacaactttttgtactgaaaccaatatcttgtgcactaaaaatgtctcaatatagattttggtgagcttaataggtacgtttaccctagttcaccc is a window from the Onychostoma macrolepis isolate SWU-2019 chromosome 03, ASM1243209v1, whole genome shotgun sequence genome containing:
- the ndel1b gene encoding nuclear distribution protein nudE-like 1-B, translated to MDTEMMPKFSSKDEEIDYWKCLSLKYKKSYHDAQEELQEFQEGSRELEAELEAQLGQAEHRIRDLQSENQRLKSEVDTLKEKLEQQYAQSYKQISMLEDDLVQTRGIKEQLHKYVRELEQANDDLERAKRATITSLEDFEQRLNQAIERNAFLESELDEKESLLVSVQRLKDEARDLRQELAVRERTSDVSRMSAPSSPTIDIDTTDSAVQASLSLPATPVGKNMEHPFIASKALTNGCGSSPLTPSARISALNIVGDLLRKVGALESKLAACRNFAKDQAARKNYATGNGNLISSNATKFSHSLHTTYFDKTNMNGLDPGALTAMASQRAVSPPGMLPLSV